One genomic window of Clostridioides sp. ES-S-0054-01 includes the following:
- a CDS encoding alanyl-tRNA editing protein AlaX-L has product MEKLYYTDQYIKDFTAEIVEIREVENKFHVLLDKTAFFPGGGGQFADLGKIDNYDVISVYEEGKKVYHVLDKKPIKIHRVKCSIDWDRREDGMHQHFGQHVLSGCFFKTFNANTTGFHLGSEYSTVDIEGNLDEDKIREIELLSNEIIRQNIQVETLLPTKKELKKIWLRRDLPNTDEEIRVVKIGDLDTNACCGVHPKSTGELRMIKIKKWEKHKSSTRIEFLAGKRAVDEVLKRDVYLTKICRYLSCSEEDAINGIVNLNSKVEEALSKKRRLEEVVATYQVKEMLENANKIGNIAVIKKIYDDEDLKYVNKIANKITEDEDNIALLAVKFEDKINLVFACSKNLKDINMGVLLKDAISLIDGKGGGSKVLAQGGGKNNGNLEATLDYAFMKIEKTL; this is encoded by the coding sequence ATGGAAAAGTTATACTATACAGACCAGTATATAAAAGATTTTACAGCAGAAATAGTTGAAATAAGAGAAGTAGAAAATAAGTTTCATGTTTTATTAGATAAGACAGCGTTTTTCCCTGGTGGAGGAGGTCAGTTTGCAGACTTAGGAAAAATAGACAACTATGATGTAATAAGTGTATATGAAGAGGGAAAAAAAGTATACCATGTATTAGATAAAAAACCAATAAAGATACATAGAGTAAAATGTAGTATTGATTGGGATAGAAGAGAAGATGGTATGCATCAACACTTTGGACAACATGTATTATCAGGATGTTTTTTTAAGACTTTCAATGCAAATACAACAGGTTTTCATCTAGGAAGTGAGTATAGTACAGTAGATATAGAAGGAAATTTAGATGAGGATAAAATTAGAGAGATAGAGTTGCTTTCTAATGAAATTATTCGTCAGAATATACAAGTAGAGACATTACTTCCAACGAAAAAAGAATTGAAAAAGATTTGGTTAAGACGTGATTTGCCAAATACTGATGAAGAAATAAGAGTAGTAAAAATAGGGGATTTAGACACGAATGCATGTTGTGGAGTACACCCAAAATCAACTGGTGAATTGAGAATGATAAAAATAAAGAAATGGGAAAAACATAAATCGAGTACAAGGATAGAATTTTTGGCAGGTAAAAGGGCAGTGGATGAAGTATTAAAAAGGGATGTATATTTAACTAAAATATGCAGATATTTGAGTTGTAGTGAAGAAGATGCTATAAATGGTATCGTAAATCTAAATAGTAAAGTGGAAGAGGCTCTAAGTAAAAAAAGGAGACTTGAAGAAGTAGTAGCTACATATCAGGTTAAAGAAATGCTTGAAAATGCAAATAAGATTGGTAATATCGCAGTTATTAAAAAAATTTATGATGATGAAGATTTGAAATATGTAAATAAGATAGCAAATAAAATTACAGAAGATGAAGATAATATTGCATTATTAGCTGTTAAATTTGAAGATAAAATAAATTTAGTTTTTGCATGTTCTAAAAATTTAAAAGATATTAATATGGGAGTTTTATTAAAGGATGCAATAAGTCTTATAGATGGTAAAGGTGGAGGAAGTAAGGTATTAGCTCAAGGGGGTGGAAAGAATAATGGAAATTTAGAAGCTACACTTGACTATGCATTTATGAAGATAGAAAAAACTCTATAA